Genomic DNA from Rhodoferax mekongensis:
GTACCCCACCGGTAAATGTGCAGTTAGTGGTAGTAACAGGTGCTCGACCTGGCTTTGTGGAAAAAGTATTGTTCCAAAGCCCGCCCTTGCCAGTGGGCCACCAGGGCTCAGTAACAGCACCACTAGCCGCAGACCACGTAGAAGAGGCGTAATTCGCTTCTGCAATCAAGCAGAAACCTTTTGCACAGGTATCGGTAAAGTCGGCAGCTATAGGAGGGCGATCTTTACCGCGTGTACAGGACGCGTTAGTTAATTGGGCGGAGCTTAGGTTCAAAATATCTCGTTCAGCATCACGCAAAGCAGCTTCGGCCGCTTGTCGTGCAATTTCTTGATCTAGTTGATTCCTGGCTGCCCCTTCGCCAAACAGGGATTGCCTCACGGACCACACCGTAATGCCTGTGATAGCCAACAGAAAAATCATCACAATCACAAGGGACACCCCTTTTTGTTGTGTTCTGCTTGGTTGAAGGCGGATGTATTTCATGGAAGGGCGGCGCACATGCAATCCATTCAGATTTAGTAGGTTTGATTCAGTCGATTTCTAAGGCCGAATATCTGAACTTGTCTCTTGTAGACGGCAAGGTCGTTTGCAGGTTGGGTGACTGTTTGATCTCTGCAATCTACATAGGTACGTAACGCGCCAGATTTATCAGCTATTTTTGTGTTGCCTCCGAGTGACCGGGTAAGTACACACGCCCGGACTGCAACCACTCGAGCCCATGGGCCGAGCGCAATGCCGTCTATAGTGACTGTCGCCAAGCTATTTACTTCGGTAGCGGTGTAGAAGCGATCGGGTGATCGGGTCGTTTCTGTGTTGTAGACCCCATAAGTGAACTGTAGATCTTCGACCCCTGCGACTAAAGGCACATAAGGTGCAGAAATGTTTTGTCCAAAATAGCTGTTGCCGTTGCCTCCGCAGGAAAGACTTTGCGTATTGACCGCTTGCTTTTCTATCTCTAGCGCTGTTGCGGTTAAGGTATAAAAATTCGAACCGAAGATAGGTTGTTGTGGAGGCTTGTCGTTATCTTGGGTGATGGCAGTTGGGGACCCGGTATTCAGTTTCCGAACCGCATTGGATGGATCGTTTTCTATCTTTGCACCGGTGCAGTCGTAGCGGTTCCCAGAAGTACCATTGAAATTCAACGAGTCACTAGTAAAGTAGTTCAGAACGATCGAGTCCGGAGCTCCAGCTACTGTTGCGCCGCAGGTGGCAGTTTTGGGGTCAAATGTCGACCCCTCGCATCCGAAAATTGGCGCGAGATATATGGCAGCAGGCGCGGTCCAGTCAGTGGTTTTTGCTGGAATGCCTGCAGTCGGCGGATAGGGTTGTACTCGACCCATATTCGGGGAATATGTTGCGATTGGAGGCATATTGCTGGGGTAATAGCCCGCATTCATGATGTCTCTGCCCAGCAAATCCAAGGCGAATGCGCCGGATTCATTGCTCACACTATTTCGCTCCAGAGCGCCCTGGGTTTCTCGGGTATTCAGATAAACGTACCCTGCCGCAGTCACCACAAACATAGTTATGCCGACCGCGACCATCAACTCGATGAGGGTAGTGCCTCGTTGGCTGGAGGAACTTGTGTTCTTTTTCATGGGATGAACCGCATGGTGGCGCAACGAACACCCGATGGTGCAGCCGCGGCTGCCGGGCAGCAAGTTTGTTGCGCCAGTCCTGTCTCGTTACCAGTGCAAGTGGAAGAGCTCACAACGACACTGTCACTGGCATTGCCCTTGTCTGTGAACTCTTTGTCGTACCACATGAATGTCAGATTGAACCCTGCCAACCTGTCGCCTGAGACCAACGCAGCCCCTTGTGGCATCTCTGCTCGCACACGTTGCCGCCAGGTCACAAGATCAAACGCTGCACGTTCAGCCGTGGTGCACGCTGCCGACAAACAATTAGGGCTGGGTGTTGTCAGCGTATTTGATTGTTGGGTAGTCCAGTTGTCCGAAACAACATAAAGAGATGTCTCCGTTACGCCTGTCGCAAAGTTGCTGCCTGAGACATCTGCATTGATGCGTACACGATCTGCGAAATCAGAAGAGAGCGTAGAAATGGCGGAACGTGCCCAAGTATTTATCTTGTATTTGGTTGCAGCCGCTTGAAGGCCTGCAATACCCAGAAGTCCGATGGATAAGACAACTATAGAAATAAGAACCTCAATTAGGGTTATTCCTTTTGAAAAATGACGTTGATTCATGGCGCTTCTCATTCTAAACTTTAGCAAGAACTATCAGTCGATATGGTTCTTGTTCGTCCCAGTTTGTCTAGACAAATGTTGAACGCATACTTCGAAGTCATTGGGTCATTGACTACCGAGTAAACTAAATCAAATTCGTCGGCATTGGTTAGCCCCGGATAGCCCCGACTGTTAAAGGTTAGCTTTCTTCGGGGTGTTGAAGCTTGGGAGTTTAGAAAATATTGATCACCAACGGATCTTCTTACAAAGATAACGTCTTCAATTGCGGTCGGTCCGGCGATTGTGGTGTTGCAGCTGGTATTTAGAAATGCAATCCAACCCACTTGCCAATCAGTGTCTGTGGTTTTGCAGGCTGGTAGTGCGTTGTCTGTTGTGTTGCTCATGCACATCGTGACACAAGTGTTTTTGCTGATCGCTTCATTGCGAGCGCGCAAAACACCAGCGGTAAATTCATTCCCGATGTTGCGTAAATTGCTTTTGATTGCATATTCGCGCAGGGCAGGGGCTGCCAACGCTGCCAAGATGACGATAAGTGCCAATG
This window encodes:
- a CDS encoding pilus assembly PilX family protein, whose translation is MKYIRLQPSRTQQKGVSLVIVMIFLLAITGITVWSVRQSLFGEGAARNQLDQEIARQAAEAALRDAERDILNLSSAQLTNASCTRGKDRPPIAADFTDTCAKGFCLIAEANYASSTWSAASGAVTEPWWPTGKGGLWNNTFSTKPGRAPVTTTNCTFTGGVPLGTYTGAAAISGVAVQPEYLIELFRRTSNVTYQPTNVYRITARGFGYTQRTQMVLQTIYVPLQD
- a CDS encoding PilW family protein, producing MKKNTSSSSQRGTTLIELMVAVGITMFVVTAAGYVYLNTRETQGALERNSVSNESGAFALDLLGRDIMNAGYYPSNMPPIATYSPNMGRVQPYPPTAGIPAKTTDWTAPAAIYLAPIFGCEGSTFDPKTATCGATVAGAPDSIVLNYFTSDSLNFNGTSGNRYDCTGAKIENDPSNAVRKLNTGSPTAITQDNDKPPQQPIFGSNFYTLTATALEIEKQAVNTQSLSCGGNGNSYFGQNISAPYVPLVAGVEDLQFTYGVYNTETTRSPDRFYTATEVNSLATVTIDGIALGPWARVVAVRACVLTRSLGGNTKIADKSGALRTYVDCRDQTVTQPANDLAVYKRQVQIFGLRNRLNQTY
- a CDS encoding GspH/FimT family pseudopilin encodes the protein MNNSVRHCRNHKGFTLIELMVTLALIVILAALAAPALREYAIKSNLRNIGNEFTAGVLRARNEAISKNTCVTMCMSNTTDNALPACKTTDTDWQVGWIAFLNTSCNTTIAGPTAIEDVIFVRRSVGDQYFLNSQASTPRRKLTFNSRGYPGLTNADEFDLVYSVVNDPMTSKYAFNICLDKLGRTRTISTDSSC
- the pilV gene encoding type IV pilus modification protein PilV, whose protein sequence is MNQRHFSKGITLIEVLISIVVLSIGLLGIAGLQAAATKYKINTWARSAISTLSSDFADRVRINADVSGSNFATGVTETSLYVVSDNWTTQQSNTLTTPSPNCLSAACTTAERAAFDLVTWRQRVRAEMPQGAALVSGDRLAGFNLTFMWYDKEFTDKGNASDSVVVSSSTCTGNETGLAQQTCCPAAAAAPSGVRCATMRFIP